Proteins found in one Epinephelus fuscoguttatus linkage group LG4, E.fuscoguttatus.final_Chr_v1 genomic segment:
- the pnp6 gene encoding purine nucleoside phosphorylase 6: MEAASSSSSSSSLCRYSYEEYRETADWLLAHTEQRPKVAIICGSGLGGLADLLTDKTVVPYKDIPHFPTSTVSGHAGQLVFGKLQGRQCVCMKGRFHFYEGYNIHTVTYPVRVFYLLGVEALIVTNAAGGLNDSYDVGDIMLIKDHINMPGFAGQNPLCGHNDERFGVRFPCMSDAYDRELRTLAKQTAEEQNCGSFMQEGVYCMLAGPTYETIAECRALQMLGADAVGMSTVPEVVVARHCGLRVLGLSLITNKVVTDYESSEKANHEEVLKTTELRTQDLQKLVSQLITKI; encoded by the exons ATACAGTTATGAAGAGTACAGAGAGACAGCAGACTGGCTGCTGGCCCACACAGAGCAGCGTCCTAAAGTAGCCATCATCTGTGGTTCAGGCCTGGGCGGTCTGGCTGATCTGTTAACTGACAAGACTGTGGTTCCCTACAAGGATATTCCACATTTTCCCACCAGCACTG tgtcAGGCCATGCTGGTCAGCTGGTGTTCGGGAAGCTGCAGGGCCGTCAGTGTGTCTGCATGAAGGGGAGATTCCACTTCTACGAGGGCTACAACATACACACG GTGACGTACCCGGTGCGAGTCTTCTATTTGCTGGGTGTGGAAGCTCTGATTGTGACAAACGCCGCAGGAGGGCTTAATGACAGCTACGATGTGGGAGACATCATGCTCATCAAGGATCATATTAACATGCCTGGCTTTGCAGGGCAGAACCCGCTTTGTGGGCACAATGATGAAAG GTTTGGAGTGCGCTTCCCTTGCATGTCGGATGCATATGACCGTGAGCTGAGGACTCTGGCCAAGCAAACAGCAGAGGAGCAAAACTGCGGCAGCTTCATGCAGGAAGGGGTGTACTGCATGCTGGCTGGACCGACATATGAGACCATTGCAGAGTGCAGAGCCCTGCAGATGCTGGGGGCTGATGCTGTGG GTATGAGCACAGTGCCAGAGGTGGTGGTGGCTCGTCACTGCGGCCTGCGTGTCTTGGGTCTGTCCCTCATCACCAACAAGGTCGTGACAGAttatgagagcagtgagaagGCAAACCATGAGGAGGTGCTGAAGACCACTGAGCTCAGAACCCAGGACCTCCAGAAGCTTGTCAGCCAACTCATCACTAAGATCTAG